In a single window of the Subtercola sp. PAMC28395 genome:
- a CDS encoding Ig-like domain-containing protein: MQSTTPATPRRLTVRHLIAGLVAPVVIVFGTVAAVAAPASAAPVVSVPAGTNLVSESFSGTTVTESSWRALGDGCLTRATAAPASTASNLGVCTLRTGSPAVDAATGYLQLTDTSTSRKGGAVYTKASASNLGLDVTFDQWQYGSASSGGDGLSFFIADGSANITTPGGSGSSLGYAQNTNQPPAPNGIAGAYLGVGLDVHGAFASTSDGHGTGCTTGQSATFQANSVVLRGPGSGKAGYCYLAATNLPTASQKLRTNLNDPGVITPAMARKFRVTVSADRFPTVTVYAAFPANADLKQVLQYTMTDAAPSSYQFGFAASSGSLTDEHLVGNVSAATVLPIDTTAPVVTITGGAKALVATSTPTITGATDEAAGAAVSVAVGTGAGSQKLPTTVAADGTWSVTPSALAEGTVTVTASVTDAAGNVGSASQALTVDTIAPVVSITGGSKATAVSATPLVSGTTDAPTGTVLKVTIGNQVFTPTVQSGGTWSVTPAALGNGGVTVTVAATDAAGNIGVATQSLTISVPAPVIVPTPTPTPTPTPTPTPTPTPTPTPTPTPTPTPTPTPTPTPTPTPVAASGWVANYSAPIIQGTTDAAVGTKVTLTIAGQVLTTSVKAGGLWGIRLNPMPNATYAVTIAVTDPAGKRGSVTQNLRIDTTFGESAGSGSTPCGLLTANKEVTVSVASQTLNASIARLGVWAVAPTSAASCGFVVVASVADQAGDTGMFSRVAVGQNPAPTVTISGGATAPATTSTISGTTTAPVGSKVVVRYADQTQTTKVLAGGTWSVVRNTLAPGVHQVVVAITPAVNSATGTGYAMQLLTTK, encoded by the coding sequence GTGCAATCCACCACCCCGGCCACCCCCCGCCGACTCACTGTCCGACACCTGATCGCTGGTCTCGTGGCTCCTGTCGTCATAGTGTTCGGCACTGTTGCCGCCGTCGCTGCACCTGCCTCGGCTGCTCCTGTCGTCTCGGTGCCGGCCGGCACCAACCTGGTCTCAGAATCGTTCTCCGGTACGACGGTCACCGAGAGCTCGTGGCGGGCGCTCGGCGACGGCTGCCTTACCCGCGCGACCGCGGCCCCTGCATCGACCGCATCGAATCTCGGCGTCTGTACACTCCGGACGGGTTCGCCGGCCGTCGACGCGGCAACGGGTTACCTGCAGCTCACCGACACGAGCACGAGCCGCAAGGGTGGTGCGGTGTACACGAAGGCGTCAGCATCCAATCTCGGACTCGACGTCACGTTCGACCAGTGGCAGTACGGATCGGCAAGCTCCGGTGGTGATGGTCTCAGCTTCTTCATCGCGGACGGCTCGGCGAACATCACCACGCCAGGCGGGTCGGGCAGCTCGCTCGGGTACGCCCAGAACACAAACCAGCCTCCGGCTCCGAACGGCATCGCCGGGGCATACCTCGGGGTAGGACTCGATGTTCACGGCGCATTCGCGAGCACGTCCGACGGGCACGGCACTGGATGCACGACCGGCCAGTCAGCGACCTTCCAAGCCAACTCGGTGGTACTCCGGGGCCCCGGCTCGGGCAAGGCGGGGTACTGCTACCTCGCAGCGACCAACCTTCCGACCGCGTCGCAGAAACTTCGTACGAACCTGAACGACCCGGGCGTCATCACTCCAGCGATGGCCCGAAAGTTTCGCGTGACGGTTTCGGCCGACCGCTTTCCGACGGTCACGGTGTACGCAGCCTTCCCCGCGAACGCCGACCTCAAGCAGGTCCTGCAGTACACGATGACCGATGCGGCTCCCTCGAGTTACCAGTTCGGGTTCGCCGCGTCGTCGGGATCGCTGACCGACGAGCACCTGGTGGGCAACGTGTCGGCAGCAACCGTTCTTCCGATCGACACGACTGCCCCTGTCGTCACGATCACCGGCGGCGCGAAAGCGCTCGTCGCCACGTCGACTCCGACGATCACCGGTGCCACCGATGAGGCCGCAGGCGCTGCGGTGTCAGTCGCAGTTGGTACAGGCGCTGGCTCGCAGAAGCTGCCGACGACGGTTGCCGCTGACGGCACGTGGAGCGTCACGCCGTCGGCGCTCGCCGAGGGCACCGTGACGGTCACGGCGTCTGTGACGGATGCCGCAGGCAATGTCGGCTCGGCGTCGCAGGCGTTGACCGTCGACACAATCGCCCCGGTGGTCTCGATCACCGGCGGCTCGAAGGCCACGGCCGTCTCGGCGACACCGCTGGTCAGCGGTACGACGGATGCGCCCACAGGCACCGTGCTCAAGGTCACGATCGGGAACCAGGTCTTCACCCCGACCGTCCAGTCCGGCGGGACCTGGTCGGTCACGCCGGCCGCGCTCGGAAACGGTGGCGTCACGGTCACCGTGGCGGCAACGGATGCTGCGGGCAACATTGGCGTGGCGACGCAGTCGCTCACGATCTCTGTCCCTGCACCGGTGATCGTGCCGACCCCGACACCCACCCCGACACCCACCCCGACCCCGACACCCACCCCGACCCCGACACCCACCCCGACCCCGACACCGACCCCGACACCGACCCCGACACCGACCCCCACCCCGACCCCCACCCCGGTGGCGGCGAGCGGATGGGTCGCGAACTACTCTGCCCCGATCATCCAGGGCACGACGGATGCGGCGGTCGGCACGAAGGTCACGCTCACGATCGCCGGTCAGGTGCTCACGACGTCGGTGAAGGCTGGCGGTCTGTGGGGCATCCGGTTGAACCCGATGCCGAACGCCACGTATGCGGTCACGATTGCGGTCACCGATCCGGCCGGCAAGCGCGGTTCCGTCACTCAGAACCTGCGCATCGACACGACATTCGGGGAATCCGCGGGCAGTGGTTCGACGCCCTGTGGCTTGCTCACAGCCAACAAAGAGGTCACCGTTTCCGTTGCAAGCCAGACGCTGAACGCGTCGATCGCACGGCTGGGCGTGTGGGCCGTCGCACCGACCTCCGCCGCGAGCTGCGGGTTCGTCGTTGTCGCATCGGTTGCTGACCAGGCCGGAGACACGGGCATGTTCAGTCGCGTCGCAGTGGGGCAGAACCCTGCTCCGACAGTGACCATCTCTGGAGGTGCCACCGCACCGGCCACGACATCGACGATCTCGGGCACCACCACTGCACCGGTCGGGTCGAAAGTCGTCGTGCGCTACGCCGACCAGACCCAGACCACAAAGGTTCTGGCTGGTGGAACCTGGAGCGTCGTGCGTAACACGCTTGCCCCGGGCGTGCACCAGGTCGTCGTGGCCATAACCCCTGCTGTCAACTCGGCCACTGGCACCGGATATGCCATGCAGCTGCTGACCACGAAGTAG
- a CDS encoding PT domain-containing protein, whose amino-acid sequence MVAGSPVRHWVRARVARANGVRDDRPSDQPSDQPSDQPRNKPSDKPREHS is encoded by the coding sequence GTGGTCGCCGGCAGCCCGGTGCGACACTGGGTTCGCGCAAGAGTTGCTCGAGCGAATGGAGTGCGCGATGACAGGCCCAGCGACCAACCCAGCGACCAACCAAGTGACCAACCCCGTAACAAGCCCAGTGACAAGCCCCGAGAGCACAGCTGA
- a CDS encoding alpha/beta hydrolase fold domain-containing protein, protein MHWAATHRAATHRADDDGRAGKRPMTSIQMKIVAELLRATKRPRSTTTEQVHAGLAQQKAQSMPPASLRTRHIVIDQQFGDFTNFSVRPRHDRSGMESRDSAPSAEHAARHTTEHTDEHTDEHTARHSAQPRAVLYIHGGAYVNGMAPQHWALVSRMVDAGLRVDVADYGLAPRYTHRDAYPFLTTVYGALHAEAGSQNITIVGDSAGGALALGLAQTFVAAPRSAPLSSPIPSPTPTPTPTPPPPPPPPGVDVPAPTPAPTPTPVPMPRQLLLISPWLDLALTNPEIDAFQRRDPWLSAVALRQQGLAWAGGDDPNDPRLSPMSGSLQGLPPAHLYIGTRDILYPDVQLLREKAERAGWRMTLDVCPGAVHVYPLVPAPEGRRAARDIVARCVHG, encoded by the coding sequence ATGCACTGGGCTGCAACGCACCGGGCTGCAACGCACCGGGCTGATGACGACGGCAGGGCTGGCAAGCGCCCCATGACGAGCATCCAGATGAAGATCGTCGCAGAATTGCTCCGAGCCACAAAGAGACCTCGATCGACGACGACCGAGCAGGTACACGCTGGCCTCGCCCAGCAGAAGGCTCAATCGATGCCGCCGGCATCACTGCGCACACGCCACATCGTCATTGACCAGCAGTTCGGCGACTTCACGAACTTCTCCGTCCGTCCACGTCACGATCGGTCAGGGATGGAATCGCGCGATAGTGCGCCTTCAGCCGAACACGCAGCCCGGCACACTACCGAGCACACTGACGAGCACACAGACGAGCACACAGCCCGGCACTCTGCCCAACCCCGCGCCGTTCTCTATATACACGGTGGGGCATACGTCAACGGCATGGCCCCACAACACTGGGCGCTGGTCTCCCGAATGGTCGATGCCGGGCTCCGCGTCGACGTCGCCGACTACGGCCTCGCGCCGCGATACACCCACCGCGATGCATATCCGTTCTTGACCACGGTCTATGGTGCGCTCCACGCCGAAGCCGGTTCGCAGAACATCACCATCGTCGGCGATTCTGCCGGCGGCGCGCTGGCCCTCGGTCTCGCCCAGACCTTCGTCGCCGCACCGAGATCCGCGCCTCTATCGTCACCCATCCCATCACCAACACCAACACCAACACCAACACCACCACCACCACCACCACCACCAGGCGTAGACGTGCCCGCGCCCACACCAGCGCCCACGCCGACCCCCGTGCCGATGCCCCGGCAACTCCTCCTCATCTCACCGTGGCTCGATCTGGCCCTCACGAACCCCGAAATCGACGCATTCCAGCGTCGTGACCCCTGGCTCAGTGCCGTTGCGCTGCGGCAGCAGGGTCTCGCCTGGGCCGGAGGAGACGACCCGAACGACCCGCGGCTCAGCCCGATGTCAGGCAGCTTGCAGGGGTTGCCACCCGCACACCTCTACATCGGCACGCGCGACATTCTCTACCCCGACGTCCAGCTGCTCCGCGAGAAGGCTGAGCGTGCAGGCTGGCGGATGACTCTCGACGTGTGCCCAGGGGCAGTTCACGTGTATCCCCTTGTTCCTGCGCCAGAGGGCAGGCGCGCAGCGAGAGACATCGTCGCCCGCTGCGTTCATGGATGA
- a CDS encoding flavodoxin domain-containing protein, with the protein MARLTGSPTGTAMGVIMRALVVYESLWGNTEQVARAIASELESTMSVELVDSDSAPPTVDGYDLLVVGGPTHAFSMTREATRDGAVKQNGAPRAPKQGIREWIAQLPADEPHPSDSHTSDSHTSDSHTSESHPSERHLPAITFDTRVDAPRLPGSAAKGARHELRSLGFDVRIKPRSFHVHGYGGPLVSGELAKAAAWAREFTVELSLPV; encoded by the coding sequence ATGGCACGCCTGACGGGATCGCCAACGGGAACGGCAATGGGAGTCATCATGCGAGCGCTCGTCGTCTATGAATCACTGTGGGGAAATACCGAACAGGTCGCACGGGCCATTGCCAGCGAGCTCGAATCGACAATGAGCGTCGAGCTGGTCGACTCCGACTCGGCGCCACCGACCGTCGACGGCTACGACCTGCTCGTTGTCGGGGGGCCGACTCACGCCTTCTCCATGACGAGAGAAGCCACCCGCGACGGAGCAGTGAAGCAGAACGGTGCGCCGCGGGCACCGAAGCAGGGCATCCGCGAGTGGATCGCCCAGCTGCCTGCGGACGAACCCCATCCGTCTGACTCTCATACGTCTGACTCTCATACGTCTGACTCCCATACGTCGGAATCCCATCCGTCGGAGCGCCACCTGCCGGCCATCACCTTCGACACACGAGTGGATGCTCCCCGTCTGCCAGGTTCGGCCGCCAAGGGTGCTCGCCACGAGCTTCGCTCACTCGGCTTCGACGTCCGTATCAAGCCCCGTTCATTCCACGTTCACGGGTACGGTGGCCCGCTTGTTTCCGGGGAACTCGCGAAGGCGGCCGCGTGGGCCAGGGAGTTCACAGTCGAACTGAGCCTGCCAGTCTGA